From Symphalangus syndactylus isolate Jambi chromosome X, NHGRI_mSymSyn1-v2.1_pri, whole genome shotgun sequence, the proteins below share one genomic window:
- the LOC129476474 gene encoding interferon-stimulated 20 kDa exonuclease-like 2 produces the protein MSTLLLNLDFGEPPPKKALEGNAKHRNSVKKRKLLEWRGFLSKKNQPPSKAPKLHSESPKKGETPMVDGTWKTPSFPKKKKTAASSNGSGQPLDKKAAVSWLTPAPSKKADSVAAKVDLLGEFQSALPKINSHPTHSQKKSSQKKSSKKNCPQKNAPQNSTQAHSENKCSGASQKLPRKMVAIDCEMVGTGPKGHVSSLARCSIVNYNGDVLYDEYILPPCHIVDYRTRWGGIRKQHMVNATPFKIAQGQILKILAGKIVVGYAIHNDFKALQYFHPKSLTRDTSHIPPPNQKTDCPENATISLKHLTKKLLNWDIQVGKSGHSSVEDAQATMELYKLVEVEWEEHLAQNPPTD, from the coding sequence ATGTCTACTTTACTGCTCAATCTGGATTTTGGGGAACCTCCTCCCAAAAAGGCATTAGAAGGAAATGCCAAGCACCGAAATTCTGTCAAGAAGCGGAAGCTTTTAGAATGGAGAGGCTTTCTGAGTAAAAAGAACCAACCCCCTAGCAAGGCGCCTAAGTTGCACTCTGAATCTCCAAAGAAAGGGGAAACTCCTATGGTGGATGGCACTTGGAAGACCCCTTCCTtcccaaaaaagaagaagacagctGCCTCCAGCAATGGGTCAGGACAGCCCCTGGACAAGAAAGCTGCAGTGTCTTGGTTGACCCCTGCCCCTTCAAAAAAGGCTGATTCTGTTGCTGCTAAAGTAGATTTGCTGGGGGAGTTCCAGAGTGCCCTTCCAAAGATCAATAGCCACCCAACCCACTCTCAGAAGAAGAGCTCCCAGAAGAAATCCTCTAAAAAGAACTGTCCTCAGAAGAATGCCCCACAGAACTCCACCCAAGCTCATTCAGAGAATAAATGCTCCGGAGCATCCCAGAAGTTGCCACGGAAGATGGTGGCAATTGACTGTGAGATGGTGGGCACAGGACCAAAGGGGCATGTTAGTTCCTTGGCTCGATGTAGCATTGTCAACTACAACGGAGATGTGCTTTATGACGAGTACATTCTTCCCCCCTGCCACATTGTGGACTACCGAACCAGGTGGGGTGGTATCCGGAAGCAGCACATGGTGAATGCCACACCCTTCAAGATTGCTCAAGGCCAGATCTTGAAGATACTTGCAGGGAAGATAGTGGTGGGGTATGCCATCCACAACGACTTCAAAGCCCTTCAGTACTTTCACCCCAAGTCCCTCACCCGTGACACCTCCCATATCCCCCCCCCCAACCAGAAGACTGACTGCCCGGAGAATGCCACCATATCTCTGAAGCATCTCACCAAGAAGCTGCTAAACTGGGATATCCAGGTTGGGAAGAGCGGACATTCCTCTGTGGAAGATGCCCAGGCCACCATGGAGCTGTACAAGTTGGTTGAAGTCGAGTGGGAAGAGCACCTAGCCCAGAATCCCCCTACAGACTAG